Within the Maribacter sp. BPC-D8 genome, the region TGCTTCTCTATAACGTTTGCACCCAATGCTGTGGCAACTGTAGGAGCAAGGGAACCATATGTATGATCACTAAAACCTACTTCAACATCAAAGCGTTTCTTTAAATCTGGTATAGTTTTTAAATTAGCCAACTCTAAGGGGGCTGGATAAGAAGATGTGCATTTTAATAAAATAATTTCATTATTACCCATTTTTCTACAAGTCTCAACTGCTAAATTAATATCCTCCTCTTCTGCAATGCCAGTAGATATGATGATTGGTTTCCCTTTGGATGCGACATAATTTATTAATGGAATATCTTGGATTTCAAAAGAGGCAATCTTATAGGCTGGCACATTTAGCTCTTCAAGAAAATCAACCGCAGTAAAATCGAAAGGTGATGAAAAACAAATTATACCTTCTTCTTTTGCAACCTCGAATAACTTTTTGTGCCATTCCCAAGGAGTATACGCTTCGTCATATAATTGATATAGTGTTTTACCATCCCACAAACTTCCATTCTCTATTCTAAAATGTTTATTGTGGCAATCTATAGTCAGTGTATCCGCCGTATAGGTTTGTAACTTTATTGCATCAGCTCCTGTCTTTTTTGCAGCTCTTATTGTTTCTATGGCTACATTTAAATCTCCGTTATGATTCGCAGACAGTTCTGCTATTATGAAACAAGGATTATCTCCTCCTATTTCTCTATTTCCTATTTTCATTACTAAATATATTTCCTTTTATAAAAGTACAATTTTGAGTCCTTATAACATCCAAATTTAGCGATCCATCCCTTACTTTTACAACAACATTAGGAGAAGTATTAATAATTTGTCCATTTTTCTGATTATCAAATGTATTTACTTTACTAATGGAAGCTTTATCAATTATAATCTTTTGACCCTGAAAAAAAGTAAATGCCCCAGGATAAGGGTTCGCTTGCGCCCTAATCCAATTTCTGATTTTTTCTTTATTCCAATTCCAATTAATTTCCCCATCTAAAGGCGTACGCTTACCAAAAATAGTAGCTTTTGACTCATCTTGTTCCCTAAGGCTAATTTTATTGGATATGATATCAGAAAGGACTTTTTCAATCAAAGGGAAATATTCCTTTGAATATTTTGTTAAAATCACAGCTCCAGTGTCCTCTTCTCCAATAGCTATTTTAATTTGACGTATTATTTTACCAGTATCACAACCATTATCAATAATGTGAGCTGTTATACCTGTCATCGTTTCACCATTGATTATTGCCC harbors:
- the pseI gene encoding pseudaminic acid synthase, coding for MKIGNREIGGDNPCFIIAELSANHNGDLNVAIETIRAAKKTGADAIKLQTYTADTLTIDCHNKHFRIENGSLWDGKTLYQLYDEAYTPWEWHKKLFEVAKEEGIICFSSPFDFTAVDFLEELNVPAYKIASFEIQDIPLINYVASKGKPIIISTGIAEEEDINLAVETCRKMGNNEIILLKCTSSYPAPLELANLKTIPDLKKRFDVEVGFSDHTYGSLAPTVATALGANVIEKHFILDKSIGGPDADFSLDTEEFTRMVTEVRNTEKLIGKVSYEISEKIRNNRKFARSLFIVEDVRIGDLITKDNIRSIRPGYGMHPKFFHEILGKTFTGSFKRGTPLENKHIK
- a CDS encoding methionyl-tRNA formyltransferase, yielding MLTIGVLVSGVLGFETLCKLAEVHPIKFILTDSNSNTIIDFAHKHKIPLYAGNPRGGSGHNFIKKINVDVIISINYLFLIERDIFNHSNILTFNIHGSLLPKYRGRTPHVWAIINGETMTGITAHIIDNGCDTGKIIRQIKIAIGEEDTGAVILTKYSKEYFPLIEKVLSDIISNKISLREQDESKATIFGKRTPLDGEINWNWNKEKIRNWIRAQANPYPGAFTFFQGQKIIIDKASISKVNTFDNQKNGQIINTSPNVVVKVRDGSLNLDVIRTQNCTFIKGNIFSNENRK